The Altererythrobacter sp. CAU 1644 genome has a window encoding:
- the glmU gene encoding bifunctional UDP-N-acetylglucosamine diphosphorylase/glucosamine-1-phosphate N-acetyltransferase GlmU, whose amino-acid sequence MREFAAIILAAGKGTRMKSDLHKVLHPIAGRAMIDHLMASVDELAPARKVVVVGAGREQLETALGDRAATCLQEPQLGTGHAVQQAQAQLEGFEGDVLVMYGDVPFVRPATMQAMLDRLRGDDAPAAVVLGFEPDEALQYGRVIADGEGRISKMVEFKDASEEERACRLCNSGLMAARASDLWALLDRVGNDNAQGEYYLPDIVNIAIGDGRTCAAVTTDTPDEVAGINSRAELAAAERQWQEYRREEAMAEGVSLKAPETVFFSWDTEIGRDVTIEPNVVFGPGVKIDDGAHIKAFSHIEGATIGREAQVGPFARLRPGAVMEEGAFVGNFVEMKKAVLGPGAKASHLSYLGDTTVGANANIGAGTITCNYDGYFKYKTEIGERAFIGSNSALIAPVKIGADAIVAAGSAVSRDVAPGELRMVRGEQLVKPGWADRFHDTMKKKKAAEKKG is encoded by the coding sequence ATGAGAGAATTTGCCGCCATCATCCTTGCCGCGGGCAAGGGTACTCGAATGAAAAGCGACCTCCACAAGGTGCTCCACCCGATCGCCGGACGGGCGATGATCGACCACCTGATGGCATCGGTCGACGAGCTGGCGCCTGCGCGCAAGGTCGTGGTCGTCGGCGCCGGGCGCGAGCAGCTCGAGACAGCCTTGGGCGACCGCGCGGCGACATGCCTCCAGGAACCCCAGCTAGGCACGGGCCATGCCGTGCAGCAGGCGCAGGCGCAGCTCGAAGGGTTCGAGGGCGACGTCCTCGTCATGTATGGCGACGTTCCATTCGTTCGCCCCGCGACCATGCAGGCGATGCTCGATCGATTGCGCGGCGATGATGCACCCGCCGCAGTGGTGCTTGGCTTCGAACCGGACGAAGCGCTGCAATATGGCCGGGTGATCGCCGATGGCGAGGGGCGCATCTCCAAGATGGTCGAGTTCAAGGACGCGAGCGAGGAAGAGCGCGCCTGTCGGTTGTGCAATTCGGGCCTGATGGCCGCGCGGGCTTCGGACCTGTGGGCGCTGCTCGACCGCGTTGGCAACGACAATGCGCAGGGCGAGTATTACCTTCCCGATATCGTCAACATCGCTATCGGCGACGGTCGAACGTGCGCGGCGGTCACCACCGACACGCCGGATGAGGTCGCCGGCATCAACAGTCGCGCCGAACTCGCTGCTGCCGAGCGTCAATGGCAGGAATACCGCCGTGAGGAGGCGATGGCCGAAGGCGTGAGCCTGAAGGCACCCGAAACGGTCTTCTTCAGCTGGGATACCGAGATCGGTCGCGACGTGACGATCGAGCCGAATGTTGTGTTCGGCCCTGGCGTGAAGATCGACGATGGCGCGCACATCAAGGCCTTTAGCCACATTGAGGGCGCGACGATCGGGCGGGAAGCGCAGGTCGGTCCATTCGCTCGCCTCAGGCCGGGCGCGGTGATGGAAGAGGGGGCTTTCGTCGGGAACTTCGTCGAGATGAAGAAGGCAGTGCTCGGTCCGGGAGCCAAGGCGAGCCATTTAAGCTATCTTGGCGATACGACCGTGGGCGCCAATGCCAACATCGGCGCTGGCACGATTACCTGCAACTACGATGGATATTTCAAATACAAGACCGAAATCGGCGAGCGCGCGTTCATCGGTTCGAACAGCGCCCTCATTGCCCCCGTCAAGATCGGAGCGGACGCTATCGTCGCTGCGGGCAGCGCGGTCAGCCGCGATGTTGCTCCGGGTGAGCTGCGGATGGTGCGCGGTGAGCAATTGGTCAAACCTGGCTGGGCCGACCGTTTCCACGACACGATGAAGAAGAAAAAAGCTGCCGAGAAAAAAGGCTGA
- a CDS encoding HNH endonuclease, giving the protein MPDEEQTCWLCERPFETLIQWHHPVPKAKKGRGTVPVHPICHKAIHANFTNSQLARIGDDRDSVVENDTVAKFIDWVKDKSPDFHAPTR; this is encoded by the coding sequence GTGCCCGATGAGGAGCAGACCTGCTGGTTGTGCGAGCGGCCGTTCGAAACGCTGATCCAGTGGCATCATCCGGTGCCAAAGGCCAAGAAAGGACGCGGGACTGTCCCGGTGCATCCGATCTGCCACAAGGCGATCCACGCCAATTTCACCAACTCGCAACTCGCGCGTATCGGCGATGACCGGGATTCTGTCGTCGAAAACGATACGGTGGCGAAGTTTATCGACTGGGTGAAGGACAAGTCGCCCGACTTTCACGCTCCGACGCGCTGA
- a CDS encoding DUF1153 domain-containing protein produces the protein MPYAPHETVADAIKRAGLPESHDVHWSDARKEKVVRAVRDKLISFDEARWRYLLSRNEFESWERKVDRKAGAPRRQLETL, from the coding sequence ATGCCATATGCCCCACATGAAACCGTCGCCGACGCGATCAAGCGTGCCGGACTGCCGGAATCGCACGATGTTCACTGGTCCGATGCCCGCAAGGAGAAGGTCGTGCGGGCGGTTCGCGACAAGCTGATCAGCTTCGACGAGGCGCGCTGGCGCTACTTGCTCAGCCGCAACGAATTCGAAAGTTGGGAACGCAAGGTCGACCGCAAGGCCGGCGCACCGCGTCGTCAGCTCGAAACGCTGTAA
- a CDS encoding prolyl oligopeptidase family serine peptidase, translating into MSTAANSPSLADDGVPGPEQDPHIWLEEARAPEALEWVTKENQRTIAALAGDARFEQLKAEALTILDSNDRIPFVSFRPDGLYNFWQDKQNPRGLVRRTSLESYRTEEPEWEIVLDVDKLAAQEEREWVYKGSTCLPPALRHCMIALSDGGKDATVLREFDMHTKSFVEGGFELEESQGGIQWLDHDTLLVSRNFSEELMTESEYPYTTRIWKRGQSIDDAQEIFRGEKTDVSAGAYLLRDNEATIHARVASRGLSFHERAYYVWKNDEWVELDLPRKAGPYGIVDGHLLFSTDVDWETTDGTFPADSLVAVDLEEWKADPNGARKVLVWAPGDRQTRESSAITGNSLFVGLLDNVRGRVLRFDFEDGRWTSTTVDLPDNASVSIAASSDETDQIMYSVADFLTPSTLYYSDGSDAPEVIKTSPAYFVPEGMEVEQHEAISKDGARIPYFIVKPKGMVLDGTTATLLTGYGGFQVSRLPTYLGTTGKLWLENGGAYVLGNMRGGGEFGPNWHQTAIRENKQRTWDDFIAIAEDMVARGFTSPEHLGIQGGSQGGLLVGTAFTQRPDLFNAAIVQIPLFDMLRYHLIGRGASWIGEYGDPRIPEQRAWIEGYSPYQKIVEGVEYPAPFLWASTADDRTHPAHARKGAAKLKALGQPYYYYEEMTGGHSGGVDNEQRAQLLALQYVYLMQRLMGESTSGED; encoded by the coding sequence ATGAGCACCGCCGCAAATTCCCCAAGCCTTGCCGACGATGGCGTCCCAGGCCCCGAGCAGGACCCGCATATCTGGCTCGAGGAAGCGCGCGCTCCCGAGGCGCTCGAGTGGGTGACCAAGGAAAATCAGCGCACGATCGCAGCGCTTGCGGGCGATGCGCGGTTCGAGCAGCTCAAGGCCGAAGCGCTGACGATCCTCGATAGCAATGACCGCATTCCCTTCGTCTCCTTCCGCCCCGACGGGCTCTACAATTTCTGGCAGGACAAGCAGAACCCGCGCGGCCTCGTGCGCCGCACTTCGCTCGAAAGCTATCGCACCGAAGAACCGGAGTGGGAGATCGTTCTCGATGTCGACAAGCTCGCAGCGCAGGAAGAGCGCGAGTGGGTCTACAAGGGTTCGACCTGCCTGCCCCCAGCGCTGCGTCATTGCATGATCGCGCTGAGCGACGGGGGCAAGGATGCGACCGTGCTGCGCGAATTCGACATGCACACCAAGAGTTTTGTTGAGGGCGGGTTCGAGCTCGAGGAGAGCCAAGGCGGCATCCAGTGGCTCGACCACGATACCTTGCTCGTCTCGCGCAATTTCAGCGAAGAGCTGATGACCGAGAGCGAATATCCCTACACCACGCGCATCTGGAAGCGCGGCCAGTCAATCGACGACGCGCAAGAGATCTTCCGCGGCGAGAAGACCGATGTTTCGGCCGGGGCGTACCTGCTGCGCGACAACGAAGCGACCATTCACGCCCGCGTAGCTTCGCGTGGACTCTCGTTTCACGAACGCGCCTACTACGTCTGGAAAAACGACGAGTGGGTGGAGTTGGACCTGCCCAGGAAAGCGGGCCCCTATGGCATCGTCGACGGGCACTTGCTCTTCAGCACCGACGTCGACTGGGAAACCACGGACGGCACCTTCCCGGCGGATTCGCTGGTCGCGGTCGACCTGGAGGAATGGAAAGCCGATCCCAACGGGGCAAGGAAGGTGCTGGTTTGGGCTCCCGGCGATCGCCAGACCAGGGAGAGCAGCGCGATCACCGGCAATTCCTTGTTCGTCGGATTGCTCGACAATGTTCGTGGCCGCGTGCTGCGGTTCGACTTCGAGGACGGCAGATGGACCAGCACTACGGTCGACCTGCCCGACAATGCCAGCGTCAGCATCGCCGCCTCATCGGATGAAACCGATCAGATCATGTATTCGGTGGCCGACTTCCTCACGCCGAGTACGCTCTACTACAGCGATGGGAGCGATGCGCCCGAGGTGATCAAGACATCGCCCGCCTACTTCGTCCCCGAAGGCATGGAGGTCGAGCAGCATGAGGCGATCAGCAAGGACGGCGCGAGGATTCCCTATTTCATCGTCAAGCCCAAGGGCATGGTCTTGGACGGCACGACCGCCACTTTGCTGACCGGCTACGGCGGTTTCCAGGTTTCACGGCTTCCCACCTATCTCGGAACGACCGGCAAGCTGTGGTTGGAGAACGGTGGCGCCTACGTTCTCGGCAACATGCGCGGCGGCGGCGAATTCGGCCCGAACTGGCACCAGACGGCGATCCGCGAGAACAAGCAGCGCACCTGGGACGATTTCATCGCGATTGCAGAAGACATGGTGGCGCGCGGCTTTACCTCGCCTGAGCACCTGGGCATCCAGGGCGGATCACAAGGCGGGCTGCTGGTTGGGACCGCGTTCACGCAGCGGCCCGACCTGTTCAATGCCGCGATCGTGCAGATCCCGTTGTTCGACATGCTGCGCTATCACCTGATCGGGCGCGGCGCTTCGTGGATCGGCGAGTATGGCGACCCCCGCATTCCCGAGCAGCGGGCCTGGATCGAAGGTTATTCGCCGTATCAGAAGATCGTGGAAGGGGTGGAATACCCCGCGCCCTTCCTGTGGGCTTCGACCGCAGACGATCGCACCCACCCCGCGCATGCGCGCAAGGGAGCGGCCAAGCTCAAGGCACTGGGTCAGCCGTATTATTACTACGAGGAGATGACCGGAGGGCACTCGGGCGGCGTCGACAACGAGCAGCGCGCACAGTTGCTGGCGTTGCAATACGTTTACTTGATGCAGCGATTGATGGGCGAATCGACTTCGGGCGAGGATTGA
- a CDS encoding phosphatase PAP2 family protein, protein MKRNSPQVDEHAIADWPIVIVVLSFCALSYFFLLQHGIVRDVVRSASTNFTLYFAMWIFMVLGSVLFRLAIDRPNFPISHIRLSVLNATLFKRTFEFLGLLGCLTLFMPLFSAFKSAIPLFNPYSWDPTFIAWDRVIFMGSDAWQAIHPFFGFPVVTSALSLGYHLWILLIFAGSIFMGIYQQNPVLRQRYFIAYFLSWSIIGIGFANALSSVGPVFAGPLLGLDTFDAQTAYLREADKQWPVMVLSVQESLLAWHRSGDHGLGRGITAMPSMHVALAFLFYLAMREVSKLWSRLSLAFLIIIFIGSIHLAYHYAVDGLVAIILVLPIWYLSGTFARAPQKRGLSWLGVPFWDLIRERGQTRASV, encoded by the coding sequence TTGAAACGAAACAGCCCTCAAGTTGACGAGCATGCGATTGCGGATTGGCCAATCGTCATCGTCGTGTTGTCTTTTTGCGCGCTAAGCTATTTTTTCCTTCTTCAACACGGCATCGTTCGCGATGTCGTTCGTTCAGCGTCAACCAACTTCACACTCTATTTTGCCATGTGGATCTTCATGGTCCTAGGAAGTGTCTTGTTTCGCTTGGCAATAGATCGCCCAAACTTTCCAATCAGTCATATACGCCTGTCAGTGCTGAACGCGACACTCTTCAAGCGCACGTTCGAATTTCTCGGGCTTCTTGGCTGTTTGACTTTATTCATGCCTCTATTCTCAGCATTCAAGAGCGCGATTCCACTATTCAATCCATACTCCTGGGATCCAACTTTTATCGCTTGGGACCGTGTAATATTTATGGGTTCCGATGCTTGGCAGGCTATTCACCCGTTTTTCGGTTTCCCTGTTGTCACATCCGCACTTTCACTTGGATATCATTTGTGGATCTTGCTGATTTTCGCGGGCTCAATCTTTATGGGAATCTACCAGCAGAATCCGGTCTTGCGACAAAGATATTTCATCGCCTACTTCCTCAGTTGGTCAATTATCGGCATAGGTTTCGCAAATGCGCTATCGTCGGTTGGACCGGTTTTCGCTGGGCCTCTTCTTGGATTGGATACCTTCGATGCACAAACTGCATATCTCCGGGAGGCGGACAAGCAGTGGCCGGTAATGGTGTTAAGCGTTCAGGAATCATTACTTGCGTGGCATCGGTCTGGTGATCATGGGCTTGGGCGTGGAATTACAGCCATGCCTTCCATGCACGTCGCGCTGGCTTTTCTTTTTTATCTCGCGATGCGCGAAGTTTCGAAACTCTGGTCGAGGCTTTCTCTTGCTTTTCTGATCATAATTTTCATTGGGTCGATCCACCTCGCATATCATTACGCCGTGGACGGGCTTGTCGCGATAATCCTTGTATTGCCGATTTGGTATCTGTCGGGAACTTTCGCTCGCGCACCGCAAAAGCGAGGGCTGAGTTGGCTCGGAGTACCTTTTTGGGATTTGATCCGCGAGAGAGGACAAACGCGAGCCTCGGTCTGA
- a CDS encoding ATP synthase F1 subunit epsilon, with translation MALHFELVTPERLVRSEDVHMVVVPGAEGEFGVLEGHAPFMSTIRDGAVQVYKTDGAAPEEIQVRGGFAEVGDNGLTVLAEHVDA, from the coding sequence ATGGCTCTGCACTTCGAACTCGTTACGCCGGAACGGCTTGTCCGCAGCGAGGACGTCCACATGGTGGTCGTGCCCGGCGCGGAAGGCGAGTTCGGCGTGCTGGAGGGCCATGCGCCCTTCATGTCGACGATCCGCGACGGCGCAGTTCAGGTCTACAAGACCGACGGCGCCGCTCCGGAAGAGATCCAGGTCCGCGGCGGCTTCGCGGAAGTCGGCGATAACGGCCTGACGGTCCTCGCGGAACACGTCGACGCCTGA
- the atpD gene encoding F0F1 ATP synthase subunit beta: MATAPVLNQTTNGSISQVIGAVVDVTFEGELPAILTALETKNGDNTLVLEVAQHLGENTVRTIAMDGTDGLTRGQEVVNTGAQISVPVGPKTLGRIMNVIGQPIDERGPIGADMSAPIHAEAPLFVDQSTEAAILVTGIKVIDLLAPYARGGKIGLFGGAGVGKTVLIQELINNIAKGHGGVSVFAGVGERTREGNDLYHEFLDAGVIAKDADGNATSEGSKVALVFGQMNEPPGARARVALSGLTMAEYFRDQEGQDVLFFVDNIFRFTQAGSEVSALLGRIPSAVGYQPTLSTDMGNLQERITSTTKGSITSVQAIYVPADDLTDPAPATSFAHLDATTTLSRAISELGIYPAVDPLDSTSRVLEPRVVGQEHYETARRVQEILQKYKSLQDIIAILGMDELSEEDKLTVARARKIQRFLSQPFHVAEVFTNIPGKFVQLEDTIKSFKAVVDGEYDHLPEAAFYMVGGIDEAVEKAKRLAEDA; the protein is encoded by the coding sequence ATGGCCACCGCACCCGTCCTCAACCAGACCACCAATGGCAGCATCAGCCAGGTCATCGGCGCCGTCGTCGACGTGACCTTCGAAGGCGAACTGCCCGCGATTCTCACCGCGCTCGAAACCAAGAACGGCGACAACACGCTGGTTCTCGAAGTTGCGCAGCACCTCGGCGAGAACACCGTCCGCACCATCGCGATGGACGGGACCGACGGCCTCACCCGCGGCCAGGAAGTTGTGAACACCGGCGCGCAGATCTCGGTGCCGGTGGGCCCGAAGACGCTCGGCCGCATCATGAACGTCATCGGCCAGCCGATCGACGAACGCGGCCCGATCGGCGCCGACATGTCCGCACCGATCCATGCCGAGGCTCCGCTGTTCGTCGACCAGTCGACCGAAGCGGCCATCCTCGTCACCGGGATCAAGGTCATCGACCTGCTCGCACCCTACGCACGTGGCGGCAAGATCGGCCTGTTCGGCGGTGCCGGCGTGGGCAAGACCGTGCTGATCCAGGAACTGATCAACAACATCGCGAAGGGCCACGGTGGTGTGTCTGTGTTCGCCGGTGTGGGTGAGCGTACCCGCGAAGGTAACGACCTCTACCACGAATTCCTCGACGCCGGCGTCATCGCCAAGGACGCCGACGGCAACGCAACCAGCGAAGGTTCGAAGGTGGCGCTCGTGTTCGGCCAGATGAACGAGCCTCCGGGCGCGCGTGCCCGCGTCGCTCTCTCAGGCCTGACCATGGCCGAGTACTTCCGTGACCAGGAAGGCCAGGACGTGCTGTTCTTCGTCGACAACATCTTCCGCTTCACCCAGGCGGGTTCGGAAGTGTCGGCACTGCTCGGCCGTATTCCTTCGGCCGTGGGCTATCAGCCGACCCTGTCGACCGACATGGGCAATCTGCAGGAACGCATCACCTCGACCACCAAGGGTTCGATTACCTCGGTGCAGGCGATCTACGTTCCGGCCGACGACCTTACCGACCCGGCCCCGGCAACTTCGTTCGCCCACTTGGACGCAACGACCACGCTGAGCCGCGCAATTTCGGAACTCGGCATCTACCCAGCGGTCGACCCGCTCGACTCGACCTCGCGCGTTCTCGAACCGCGCGTCGTCGGCCAGGAGCACTATGAAACCGCTCGCCGCGTCCAGGAAATCCTGCAGAAGTACAAGAGCCTGCAGGACATCATCGCCATTCTCGGCATGGATGAACTGTCGGAAGAAGATAAGCTGACCGTCGCCCGCGCGCGCAAGATCCAGCGCTTCCTGTCGCAGCCGTTCCACGTGGCCGAGGTGTTTACCAACATCCCGGGCAAGTTCGTGCAGCTCGAAGACACGATCAAGTCGTTCAAAGCTGTCGTCGACGGCGAATACGACCACCTGCCCGAAGCTGCCTTCTACATGGTTGGCGGGATCGACGAGGCGGTCGAGAAGGCCAAGCGCCTCGCCGAGGACGCGTAA
- a CDS encoding F0F1 ATP synthase subunit gamma — protein sequence MASLKELKGRINSVKSTQKITKAKQMVAAAKLRRAQAAAEAARPYAERLSGVMASLASKVSGDSAPKLLAGTGSDQRHLMVVVNTDKGLCGGLNSNIVKEAKLQAKKLIADGKDVKFYLIGKKGRAPIKRDYENRIAKLFDTAHVKNPGFEEADAAANELIAMFEAGDFDVAHLVYPTFKSALAQDPTTVQLIPVPSPEVADSSDAVVEYEPGEEEILEELLPRYVKTQIFGALLEREASEQGASMTAMDNATRNAGDLINKLTIQYNRSRQAAITTELIEIIAGAEAL from the coding sequence ATGGCCTCGCTGAAAGAACTCAAGGGTCGGATCAACTCGGTCAAATCGACCCAGAAGATCACCAAGGCCAAGCAGATGGTCGCTGCGGCCAAGCTGCGTCGTGCGCAGGCGGCTGCCGAAGCGGCGCGCCCCTATGCCGAACGGCTGTCGGGCGTGATGGCTTCGCTCGCCTCCAAGGTGAGCGGCGACAGCGCGCCCAAGCTGCTCGCAGGTACCGGTAGCGACCAGCGCCACCTGATGGTGGTGGTAAACACCGACAAGGGCCTGTGCGGCGGCCTCAACTCGAACATCGTCAAGGAAGCCAAGCTTCAGGCGAAGAAGCTGATTGCCGACGGCAAGGACGTGAAGTTCTACCTCATCGGCAAGAAGGGTCGTGCGCCGATCAAGCGCGATTACGAAAACCGCATCGCGAAGCTGTTCGATACGGCCCATGTGAAGAACCCCGGCTTCGAAGAGGCCGACGCAGCGGCCAACGAACTGATCGCGATGTTCGAGGCAGGCGATTTCGATGTCGCCCACCTCGTCTACCCGACATTCAAGAGCGCGCTGGCGCAGGACCCGACCACGGTTCAGCTGATCCCCGTCCCCTCGCCCGAAGTTGCAGACAGCAGCGATGCCGTTGTCGAATACGAGCCGGGCGAAGAGGAAATCCTCGAGGAATTGCTGCCGCGCTACGTCAAGACGCAGATCTTCGGCGCGTTGCTCGAACGCGAAGCTTCCGAACAGGGTGCCTCGATGACCGCGATGGACAATGCCACGCGCAACGCCGGCGACCTGATCAACAAGCTGACGATCCAGTACAACCGCAGCCGCCAGGCCGCGATCACCACCGAACTCATCGAAATCATTGCTGGCGCTGAAGCGCTCTAA
- the atpA gene encoding F0F1 ATP synthase subunit alpha, with the protein MEIRAAEISKVIKDQIANFGTEAEVSEVGSVLSVGDGIARIHGLDKVQAGEMVEFANGVQGMALNLEADNVGVVIFGSDAEIKEGDSVKRTGTIVDVPVGKGLLGRVVDALGNPIDGKGPIESTERRLVETKAPGIIPRKSVHEPVQTGLKALDALVPVGRGQRELIIGDRQTGKTAVAIDTFINQKEVNKSDDESKKLYCIYVAVGQKRSTVAQIVRQLEENGAMEYSIVIAATASEPAPLQYLAPYTGAAMGEFFRDNGMHAVIVYDDLSKQAVAYRQMSLLLRRPPGREAYPGDVFYLHSRLLERAAKMNEENGAGSLTALPVIETQAGDVSAYIPTNVISITDGQIFLETDLFYQGVRPAINVGLSVSRVGGAAQTKAMKKVSGSIKLELAQYREMAAFAQFGSDLDAATQKLLNRGARLTELLKQPQFQPMPFEEQTVSIYAGTNGYLDAVAVDRVTEYEAAMLSFMRSEHADVLKEIRETGKFEGEVADKTKAALDAFAKQFA; encoded by the coding sequence ATGGAAATCCGCGCCGCAGAAATCTCCAAGGTCATCAAGGACCAGATCGCCAATTTCGGCACCGAGGCCGAAGTCAGCGAAGTCGGCTCCGTTCTCTCGGTGGGTGACGGCATCGCCCGCATCCACGGCCTCGACAAGGTCCAGGCCGGTGAAATGGTCGAATTCGCCAATGGCGTTCAGGGCATGGCCCTCAACCTCGAAGCCGACAACGTTGGCGTCGTGATCTTCGGCTCCGACGCCGAAATCAAGGAAGGCGACAGCGTCAAGCGGACCGGCACCATCGTGGACGTCCCTGTCGGCAAGGGCCTGCTCGGCCGCGTGGTCGACGCGCTCGGCAATCCGATCGACGGCAAGGGCCCGATCGAGTCCACCGAGCGTCGCCTGGTCGAAACCAAGGCGCCCGGCATCATCCCGCGCAAGTCGGTGCACGAGCCCGTGCAGACCGGCCTCAAGGCGCTCGACGCACTGGTTCCCGTCGGCCGTGGCCAGCGCGAATTGATCATCGGCGACCGCCAGACCGGCAAGACGGCCGTCGCGATCGACACCTTCATCAACCAGAAGGAAGTCAACAAGTCGGACGACGAATCGAAGAAGCTCTATTGCATCTACGTCGCTGTCGGCCAGAAGCGTTCGACCGTCGCGCAGATCGTGCGCCAGCTCGAAGAAAACGGCGCGATGGAATATTCGATCGTCATCGCCGCGACCGCTTCGGAGCCAGCTCCGCTGCAGTATCTCGCGCCCTACACCGGCGCTGCGATGGGCGAGTTCTTCCGCGACAACGGCATGCACGCCGTGATCGTGTACGACGACCTTTCCAAGCAGGCCGTCGCCTACCGCCAGATGTCGCTGCTGCTGCGTCGTCCTCCGGGCCGCGAAGCCTATCCGGGCGACGTGTTCTACCTCCACAGCCGCCTGCTCGAGCGTGCGGCGAAGATGAACGAAGAGAATGGCGCCGGTTCGCTGACCGCCCTCCCCGTCATCGAAACGCAGGCAGGCGACGTGTCGGCCTACATTCCGACCAACGTGATCTCGATCACCGACGGCCAGATCTTCCTCGAAACCGACCTGTTCTACCAGGGCGTGCGTCCGGCGATTAACGTCGGCCTCTCGGTTAGCCGTGTGGGCGGTGCCGCCCAGACCAAGGCGATGAAGAAGGTGTCCGGCTCGATCAAGCTCGAGCTCGCGCAGTACCGTGAAATGGCCGCCTTCGCGCAGTTCGGCTCGGACCTCGACGCCGCGACGCAGAAGCTGCTCAACCGTGGTGCCCGCCTGACCGAGCTGCTCAAGCAGCCGCAGTTCCAGCCGATGCCGTTCGAGGAGCAGACCGTGTCGATCTATGCCGGTACCAACGGCTATCTTGATGCCGTCGCCGTCGACCGCGTCACCGAATACGAAGCCGCCATGCTGAGCTTCATGCGCTCGGAACATGCCGACGTGCTCAAGGAAATCCGCGAGACCGGCAAGTTCGAAGGTGAAGTCGCTGACAAGACGAAGGCTGCACTCGACGCCTTCGCCAAGCAGTTCGCCTGA
- a CDS encoding F0F1 ATP synthase subunit delta — protein MDISAGIQASLAGRYAVALFELAAEDGTVTAVESDLEKLEAALAESVELRNVTTNPELSRKAQGAAIDGVAGVLGLTQLTQKFLAVLAQNRRLGALPEMIRAFQTIAAAQRGEVTAEVTSAHALTDDQLATLKDKLTAREGRTVKLKPSVDPDLLGGLVVTIGSQRIDGSIRTRLNSLANAMKG, from the coding sequence GTGGATATTTCCGCCGGTATTCAGGCTAGCCTGGCAGGGCGTTACGCAGTTGCCTTGTTCGAGCTCGCAGCCGAAGATGGCACCGTGACAGCGGTCGAATCGGACCTCGAGAAGCTCGAGGCCGCGCTCGCCGAATCGGTCGAGCTGCGCAACGTCACCACCAACCCCGAACTCAGCCGCAAGGCGCAAGGCGCCGCGATCGATGGCGTCGCCGGCGTGCTCGGCCTGACGCAGCTGACGCAGAAGTTCCTCGCCGTGCTGGCGCAGAACCGCCGCCTTGGCGCGCTGCCCGAAATGATCCGCGCCTTCCAGACCATCGCCGCTGCCCAGCGCGGCGAAGTGACTGCCGAAGTGACCAGCGCCCACGCGCTCACAGACGATCAGCTTGCCACGCTCAAGGACAAGCTGACCGCGCGCGAAGGCCGCACCGTAAAGCTCAAGCCGAGCGTCGACCCAGATCTTCTGGGCGGCCTCGTCGTAACCATTGGATCGCAGCGCATCGACGGCTCGATCCGCACCCGTTTGAATTCCCTCGCGAACGCGATGAAAGGCTAA
- a CDS encoding TauD/TfdA dioxygenase family protein: MMEITPMAPKCGVEISGVSLSDCSDAEMGRIKHAIYEHGVAVFRDQDFSPEEHIAFAKRWGGIDINNYFPLTDQHPEIAIVRKAPDQQTNIGGAWHTDHSYDQIPAMGSILVARVLPPKGGDTLYAHMGAAYDSLPDDLKKEIEGLEAFHTADHVYKADGLYAQTDMGGELRGQDLKTGAVHPVVIRHPHTGRRLLYVNIAFTVNIVGRTREESLPLLHRLYDAAVSADNQCRVVWQPGTVAIWDNRTTWHNALNDYQGHAREMHRITLSGDALAA, encoded by the coding sequence ATGATGGAAATTACCCCGATGGCCCCCAAATGCGGGGTCGAAATCTCCGGAGTTTCGCTCAGCGATTGCAGCGATGCCGAGATGGGCCGGATCAAGCACGCCATCTACGAGCATGGGGTCGCAGTCTTCCGCGATCAGGACTTCTCGCCAGAGGAACACATCGCTTTCGCAAAGCGCTGGGGCGGGATCGACATCAACAACTATTTCCCGCTGACGGATCAGCATCCCGAGATCGCGATCGTGCGGAAGGCCCCCGACCAGCAGACCAATATCGGCGGGGCGTGGCACACCGACCATTCCTATGACCAGATCCCGGCGATGGGATCGATCCTGGTGGCGCGCGTGCTCCCGCCCAAGGGGGGCGACACGCTCTATGCCCATATGGGTGCGGCCTATGATTCGCTGCCGGACGATCTGAAGAAGGAGATCGAAGGGCTGGAGGCGTTTCACACCGCCGACCATGTATATAAGGCCGACGGGCTCTATGCGCAGACCGACATGGGCGGCGAGCTACGCGGGCAGGATCTCAAGACCGGGGCTGTCCATCCGGTGGTGATCCGCCATCCGCACACCGGGCGCAGGCTGCTTTACGTCAACATTGCCTTCACCGTGAACATCGTTGGGCGCACGCGCGAGGAAAGCCTGCCGCTGCTCCATCGGCTCTACGATGCGGCGGTGAGTGCCGACAACCAGTGCCGCGTTGTGTGGCAGCCGGGCACGGTCGCGATCTGGGACAACCGGACGACCTGGCACAATGCTCTGAACGACTACCAGGGGCACGCGCGCGAGATGCACCGCATTACGTTGAGCGGGGACGCGCTGGCCGCCTAG